The following DNA comes from Anopheles arabiensis isolate DONGOLA chromosome 3, AaraD3, whole genome shotgun sequence.
ggcgaaccgagcatctcctgacggtggcgaaggttGGGGCATGTCATAAGGATGCCGGACTAatccccaccaagaaggtatTCGACATTAGGCACGGCGAACTCGATGGCTCTGTTGAATATTAccgttccccttttttcccgcTACGTGGCAGCAAGTACGGACCCGCCTCAAACACTTACATTCCACGTTCAATCGATCCCTAAATGGGCCTTTTAAGCTAACCAAAAAGCAGAACGTTGTTTCCGATCGGATCGAGCTGTTATCAATtattaatcattttaaaaaagccattttgttttctaattctcaaacgaccaaaaacaaattcaaactcATTTTATTTACCGATGAACCGTGTCgcataaaaacaacattataaaataaagccaaacagtttttttctctcctaccTCCTCTCCTCAAATACGCTCAATAGTTCCGGTACGTTCGAGCGTGCGAActagcagaaacaaaaaactacactTTATATCGCTTTTAAATAAGGGCTTACTCTACACATATTCTATATCCGGGCGTAACACACCGTTCGACCACCCAACCCCATCGGAACGGGGTGGGGTGGTGACCAACTCCGAGTAGAGTAGGGCGAGGGAAGGGAGCATGGAAACAACACTTTTACCTACATGCTAATGTACATGGGAGCGGCACCACGGAGGAGAGGGGAGGCGTTACCGTTCCCCACCACCTTCCAGTATTTGCCGTATGCTTTCGATCACGTCCGCCGGCACATCGAGCGGCTTTTCGCTCAGCTGCCCGGTGTCCGGATTGGAGACGTAAATTTCGTAGAACGTTTTGTTCGGATCGCCACTATCCTGACTCTCCACCAGCACGAGCGAGTTGATGTCGATGTCCTCGAGCGAAAAGCCACCATCACCTTCcccttcctcctcttcttcttcttcctcttcttccacTTCGTTCTCTGCTTCTGCGCCTGCTGGATCGTTATCGACCGGATCGCGTTTGCACGGTTGCTCTGCCTCGCCGGCAATCTCGAGTGCAGGCAATTGTATTGCCGTGTTTGTCGTAaagtcaccaccaccaccgttacTATTACCCTGCTCGGTCGTATGAAGCGCACTGTTGGGCGGTTGATTAGCATGTTCGTGCTTGGGAGTAATCGCTGCAGTGCACTGTACAGACGGTGGTAGTACCGTTTGCGCATTGCCCTGCCCGGGCTGTACCCGGGCATCCGGCGCGTAGATGGAGGTAGTAGCAGCGGTCGGACCAGCCGCCTGCTCGACCGGCGGTGGTGCTACATCCACGATGGTTTGTGCGAGGGGCGCATACTGTACCACGTGCTGCTCGCGCTGGCCCATCATCGCCTGGGGCGGTATGATTTCGTCCGGTATGATGACGGTATCGCTGGAGCAGCCGTACGAGTCCAGCTTGCCGTACGACACGACGTACGGTATGGCCGTACCGCCTGCGACCGGGGGCCAATCGATTACCTGCACATTCACCGGAGCGTTGCTACGCAATTCGTTTCGCCCGCTCTGCGCtccgtgctgcagcagctcgttcTTCACGATGCTGTCGTTATTGTCCAGCCCCAGCACCAGCTGGCCTTCCGGCTCGTACTCGTCGTACTTGATCTCGACCGGCGTTAGCTCGTTGATCAGCGTAGGCTGCACCGATGGCGCGACATCCGTACGCAGGCAGGTCGTTTGCGTTTGGTCGTCCAGGTTTTGCAGCGTTATCACAGTAATGCCCacgtcctcctcctgctccggCTGTCCGGCAGCGACCGAGGAGGTTGAAGCGGAAGCAGCAGATTCGTTGCCCGTACCATCAACGCCCCTGCCAAGCTCGTCACGGTAGCTGCCAGTGCTCATCACGTCATCCGATGGTCGGTAaccgtcctcctcctcggttAGATCCTCCATACACTGGTACTTCACGATCGGCAGCTCCAAGTTGGCACTGCTCTCGTAGGTAGCAACTGCGGCCGGCTCATACAGCACGTACGGTTGGTCGGACGCGTTCGGCTCATTGCATGGTGCGTCCGGTGGCACATTGTTCGCGTGGTCGACGTCCTCCGTAGCGTCCTTCTTTATAACGACCGGCTCCTCATCGGGCAGATCGAGCAGCTCTTGCTTTGCGACCGGTGGCTTATCTGTCCTCTTCCTCGAAGTGACCAGCTGTGGGCGTGGCTTACCGAAGAAGCGCTTTTTCTTCGGCAAGTGTTTCAGCTTTTTCTGGGAATGTTTCTTCCCATCAGCAGGCGCAGCAGAGCTGGCAGGAGTATTTGTTCGTTCGTCTATTACCAGCCGATcgccgtcgtcatcgtcggaGGAACCGTCCGCCATGGTATCTTGTTGCATATCCTCCTCCCCGGCGACATTGTCCGGCGATGATGGAGCAGATTCGTTTGGCATTTGGGATGATGGTGGTTTCTTTGGTGCAGCGTTTAGGGACAGTTTGCCAGCAGCGGGTTGTGCGGTGTCCATGGGTGTATTAGCGGTACATTCAGGCGAAACGTTACGTTCGGGAACGgatttggtttgttgttgagCATTCTCTTCCCTGGCGATTGGAACGACCGTACCAGCATCTAGCTGCACGATAGTTTCCTTTTTCGACACTGGGCTATGTTTCCATTCGTGGAACGATTCCGCTTCCGGAGTATTGGACGCTGCAGTGTCCACAGGAACCACATGGTCCGAACGTTCAGCTAAAGCCGAATCATTTTCCTCTGCAACGTATGCAGACGGCTGCTCTTCTTTATGCTCCACCATGGCGGTTGTTACCGTGGCAACAACAGTTTGCTTAGCAGCGGCACGCTTCTTCGGCACCGGAGCACGTTTGCGCTTTTTGGACGTTTCCTCCTTAGGCTCAGTGGTTGCTGGGTTTATTTCCGAGCTGCCTTCCACAACGATGGCTGTATTGTTGCTCTCGTGctcaggctgctgctgctcattcTCATGCTCAGCGGACGTGGTTGGTGCTTTCGGACCCGAGTCGTCTGCCTTTGCGGCAGATCGTTTTTTCGACGGTGCTTTCCGCTTAGGTTTCTTTGTCTCGTCTCCCGGCGGCACCTCCGAACCGTCCGCCATGACGCGTTCCGCTTTGCTAATTCGTCTTTGCGGGCTGTTGCTGGCGGACATTCGCATCATCAAGCTGAAACGTGCAAACGTGCGGGATTAGGAATTAAAAGAGGGAAAAATGAAGAGTTAACGTGCAAGTCATACTTTTTGCGcagcttttccttttgctgctgctcgagcgcTTCCATCttgcgctgctgctcctcctgcCGCTGCCTTTCGAGCTGCTCGTCCTCCTCGGCGAACTGTTGCCGCAGCTCGTCCACGTTGAACTCGTTCGGATGGAGCAGCGCTTTGTTCACCAGGTTGAGGTTGATACGCTCTTCCTTTTTAAACTGCAAATGGGCACCGAATGGCACAAACTGTAAGTGCTGTGCGTGATATGAAGGGGGAGCAAGCCCGGTCGGCTTACCTTCAGTTTGAGATCACGCCTGGACCGCTGTGGGAACAGGGTCAGCATCATGGAGAAATCGGTTCCGATCGTGTGCAAGCAACGGTAGAAGCGTAT
Coding sequences within:
- the LOC120902540 gene encoding transcription factor TFIIIB component B'' homolog; translation: MATRRPRVKVAANLSIRRPAKTTTTNVTSETIKQEAHVTLPEPVQEPAVELPSATVATPPEEDAPVPPEHLRDVKAIPVPSSVPEAPPEETFQEFKLPKPPDVPSPLPVPCLSGYETQPSNSFIGGEEPMSPRKQDTRPTFTLPLARKRIRTESLTSNKSLPEGVTVNKVTRKLATKQEESQRTLDNKKEIRKRLTNIENVDKQNLTMFDMIYYNPVNNPMTPPALSKRGSLENIPKSVDGREGSNGGGSRSRSVSKSRSPTPAPSGSVPVVAAAPKSAAPPAPVTLTPQLKLGPNGEMILDEASLVVENEREREMRETLANTDIVYQDEFSGNSGYYSRIRRTKDWGDEETIRFYRCLHTIGTDFSMMLTLFPQRSRRDLKLKFKKEERINLNLVNKALLHPNEFNVDELRQQFAEEDEQLERQRQEEQQRKMEALEQQQKEKLRKNLMMRMSASNSPQRRISKAERVMADGSEVPPGDETKKPKRKAPSKKRSAAKADDSGPKAPTTSAEHENEQQQPEHESNNTAIVVEGSSEINPATTEPKEETSKKRKRAPVPKKRAAAKQTVVATVTTAMVEHKEEQPSAYVAEENDSALAERSDHVVPVDTAASNTPEAESFHEWKHSPVSKKETIVQLDAGTVVPIAREENAQQQTKSVPERNVSPECTANTPMDTAQPAAGKLSLNAAPKKPPSSQMPNESAPSSPDNVAGEEDMQQDTMADGSSDDDDGDRLVIDERTNTPASSAAPADGKKHSQKKLKHLPKKKRFFGKPRPQLVTSRKRTDKPPVAKQELLDLPDEEPVVIKKDATEDVDHANNVPPDAPCNEPNASDQPYVLYEPAAVATYESSANLELPIVKYQCMEDLTEEEDGYRPSDDVMSTGSYRDELGRGVDGTGNESAASASTSSVAAGQPEQEEDVGITVITLQNLDDQTQTTCLRTDVAPSVQPTLINELTPVEIKYDEYEPEGQLVLGLDNNDSIVKNELLQHGAQSGRNELRSNAPVNVQVIDWPPVAGGTAIPYVVSYGKLDSYGCSSDTVIIPDEIIPPQAMMGQREQHVVQYAPLAQTIVDVAPPPVEQAAGPTAATTSIYAPDARVQPGQGNAQTVLPPSVQCTAAITPKHEHANQPPNSALHTTEQGNSNGGGGDFTTNTAIQLPALEIAGEAEQPCKRDPVDNDPAGAEAENEVEEEEEEEEEEGEGDGGFSLEDIDINSLVLVESQDSGDPNKTFYEIYVSNPDTGQLSEKPLDVPADVIESIRQILEGGGER